The Ranitomeya imitator isolate aRanImi1 chromosome 6, aRanImi1.pri, whole genome shotgun sequence genome window below encodes:
- the LOC138643493 gene encoding involucrin-like: protein MDVAELKFSSGDLDVAEFSSGDLDVAEFSSGDLDVVELSSGDLDVVELSSGDLDLAEFSSGDLDVAEFSSGDLDVVELSSGDLDVVELSSGDLDVVELSSGDLDVAEFSSGDLDVVELSSGDLDVVELSSGDLDVAEFSSGDLDVVELSSGDLDVAEFSSGDLDVVELSSGDLALGELSSGDLDVAEFSSGDLDVVELSSGDLDVVELSSGDLDVAEFSSGDLDVVELSSGDLALGELSSGDLVVADLSNGDLNKAELCSGDLGVAELRSRTGKVKNLA, encoded by the exons ATGGATGTAGCAGAATTAA AATTCAGTAGCGGAGACCTGGATGTAGCAGAATTCAGTAGTGGAGACCTGGATGTAGCAGAATTCAGTAGTGGAGACCTGGATGTAGTAGAATTGAGCAGTGGAGACCTGGATGTAGTAGAATTGAGCAGTGGAGACCTGGATTTAGCAGAATTCAGTAGTGGAGACCTGGATGTAGCAGAATTCAGTAGTGGAGACCTGGATGTAGTAGAATTGAGCAGTGGAGACCTGGATGTAGTAGAATTGAGCAGTGGAGACCTGGATGTAGTAGAATTGAGCAGTGGAGACCTGGATGTAGCAGAATTCAGTAGTGGAGATCTGGATGTAGTAGAATTGAGCAGTGGAGACCTGGATGTAGTAGAATTGAGCAGTGGAGACCTGGATGTAGCAGAATTCAGTAGTGGAGATCTGGATGTAGTAGAATTGAGCAGTGGAGACCTGGATGTAGCAGAATTCAGTAGTGGAGATCTGGATGTAGTAGAATTGAGCAGTGGAGACCTGGCTTTAGGAGAATTGAGTAGTGGAGACCTGGATGTAGCAGAATTCAGTAGTGGAGATCTGGATGTAGTAGAATTGAGCAGTGGAGATCTGGATGTAGTAGAATTGAGCAGTGGAGACCTGGATGTAGCAGAATTCAGTAGTGGAGATCTGGATGTAGTAGAATTGAGCAGTGGAGACCTGGCTTTAGGAGAATTGAGTAGTGGAGATCTCGTTGTAGCAGACTTGAGTAATGGAGACCTGAATAAAGCAGAATTGTGTAGTGGAGACCTAGGTGTAGCAGAACTGAGAAGCAGAACTGGAAAAGTGAAGAACCTAGCGTAA